The following coding sequences lie in one Pseudarthrobacter phenanthrenivorans Sphe3 genomic window:
- a CDS encoding aquaporin has product MSTHAPDHVDTLPGHAAEPHRPGLLPRLGAEAFGTLIIVVAGLGVPLFTIPDSSPLPAALAAGLAVTAAMLAFAHVSGGHFNPAITVGHLLAGRIRAGAAAAYIAAQFAGGLAGALALFGILRTLPGIADSRTAFDTVTAGFAEHSIIQAPLAAVLLLEMLGAAIIVAVFLGSARSDAASGAGNHVYSGAGNAPDSGSRAGAAVAVGLTFAVLLQLGQSVGNLPFNPARALSSAVFSSGWAAAQLWVFLAAPLVGAAIAGLVFRSFGAGAAGRHVPGLAGESTEGEANSPEQATDGDERAAAGADGPKEARASEAQEFFDGKGR; this is encoded by the coding sequence ATGAGCACCCACGCCCCTGACCATGTCGACACTCTGCCTGGCCACGCCGCTGAACCCCACCGCCCAGGCCTCCTGCCCCGGCTGGGTGCCGAGGCCTTCGGCACCCTGATCATCGTGGTGGCCGGCTTGGGCGTGCCGCTGTTCACCATCCCGGATTCCAGCCCGTTGCCTGCAGCCCTTGCGGCCGGCCTGGCAGTGACGGCGGCGATGCTGGCCTTCGCGCACGTCTCGGGGGGCCACTTCAACCCTGCCATTACGGTGGGTCACCTTCTGGCAGGGAGAATCCGTGCAGGCGCTGCTGCCGCTTACATCGCCGCCCAGTTCGCCGGGGGACTGGCGGGCGCCCTTGCACTGTTCGGCATCCTGCGGACCCTGCCCGGCATCGCCGACAGCCGGACGGCTTTCGACACCGTGACGGCTGGTTTCGCCGAGCACTCCATCATCCAGGCACCGCTCGCGGCGGTGCTGCTGCTGGAAATGCTCGGAGCAGCCATCATCGTGGCAGTCTTCCTCGGCTCAGCCCGCAGCGATGCCGCCTCCGGTGCCGGGAATCACGTGTACAGCGGCGCGGGAAACGCCCCGGACAGCGGCAGCCGGGCAGGGGCCGCAGTGGCCGTTGGCCTGACCTTTGCCGTCCTACTGCAACTTGGCCAGTCCGTGGGCAACCTGCCGTTCAACCCTGCCCGTGCCCTGTCGTCCGCCGTGTTCAGCTCCGGCTGGGCTGCTGCCCAGCTCTGGGTCTTCCTGGCCGCCCCGCTGGTGGGTGCTGCTATTGCGGGACTGGTATTCCGGAGCTTCGGTGCGGGCGCTGCCGGCCGGCACGTTCCCGGCCTGGCAGGGGAATCCACCGAAGGGGAGGCCAACTCACCCGAACAGGCCACCGACGGGGACGAACGCGCGGCAGCGGGGGCGGATGGTCCGAAGGAAGCCAGGGCCAGTGAAGCCCAGGAGTTCTTTGACGGCAAGGGGCGTTGA